The following proteins come from a genomic window of Paucimonas lemoignei:
- a CDS encoding cupin: MMLSGNSTNIESALARVSEYWSPMVIGQVNDQYIKVAKLKGELMWHAHEDEDELFMVVYGTLKIELEDRDVMLQPGEFCVIPKRTRHNPVALEECGIVLIETVTTRHTGDEVSARTVPIEKQLG; the protein is encoded by the coding sequence ATGATGCTTAGCGGCAACAGCACGAATATTGAATCGGCCCTGGCCAGGGTCAGTGAATACTGGTCACCGATGGTCATTGGTCAGGTCAATGATCAATACATCAAGGTCGCCAAACTCAAGGGCGAGTTGATGTGGCATGCCCATGAAGATGAGGACGAGCTGTTCATGGTGGTGTACGGCACGCTCAAGATCGAACTGGAAGACCGGGACGTGATGCTGCAGCCCGGCGAGTTCTGCGTGATCCCCAAGCGCACCCGGCATAACCCGGTGGCCCTGGAAGAATGCGGCATCGTGCTGATTGAAACCGTCACCACCCGGCACACTGGCGATGAAGTGAGCGCCCGAACCGTGCCTATCGAAAAGCAACTGGGTTAG
- the yofA_2 gene encoding LysR family transcriptional regulator yields MAIPMRKPQTLDLVLLRSFVAVAQTGSISAAARQLHLTQGGISQQVKRLEQFFGCQLLERDSQGARLTNRGQEFLPKAQRLLLLNDSVCEEMIGALPQETVRVGVPHDMAGAHFAPILKAYAQRHPTVEVQVVSGSSVDLMDEFSRGMVDLTLAQCPEHEGAGERLNVEPLVWIATSSELFERRPVPLCFIRPNCIFRRTVFAALAEVQISWRVVFENASVDTTLATVRSGLALTPWLRSLVPDDLCESEPDCGLPALPRFAIELHLAQGAGDGALAMADLIRKHYQQRDVIAA; encoded by the coding sequence ATGGCCATCCCCATGCGCAAGCCCCAGACCCTTGATCTCGTGTTGCTCCGCAGCTTTGTTGCCGTCGCTCAGACCGGTAGCATCAGCGCCGCCGCACGTCAGCTGCACCTCACCCAGGGCGGCATCAGCCAGCAGGTGAAACGCCTTGAACAGTTTTTCGGATGCCAGTTGCTGGAGCGGGATTCACAAGGCGCTCGACTGACCAATCGGGGCCAGGAATTTCTGCCCAAAGCGCAACGCCTGCTGCTGCTCAATGACAGCGTGTGCGAGGAAATGATCGGGGCGCTGCCACAGGAAACAGTTCGCGTGGGCGTGCCTCACGACATGGCCGGTGCGCACTTTGCGCCAATCCTCAAAGCCTATGCGCAGCGTCACCCCACCGTGGAAGTCCAGGTGGTGTCGGGTTCTTCAGTCGATCTGATGGATGAATTCTCCAGGGGCATGGTGGACCTGACGCTGGCTCAATGCCCGGAGCACGAGGGCGCGGGGGAACGCCTGAACGTCGAACCTCTGGTGTGGATCGCGACGTCCAGCGAGCTGTTCGAGCGCAGGCCCGTGCCATTGTGTTTCATCAGGCCCAACTGCATTTTCCGGCGCACAGTGTTCGCGGCGCTCGCCGAGGTGCAGATCAGTTGGCGCGTGGTGTTCGAGAATGCCTCGGTGGACACCACCCTGGCGACGGTCAGAAGCGGCCTGGCCCTGACGCCATGGCTGCGCTCGCTGGTGCCGGATGATCTGTGTGAATCAGAACCTGATTGCGGCCTGCCCGCCCTGCCCCGGTTCGCCATCGAGCTTCACCTGGCGCAAGGCGCTGGCGACGGGGCACTGGCGATGGCTGACCTGATTCGTAAGCACTACCAGCAAAGGGACGTCATCGCGGCCTGA
- a CDS encoding FecR protein, translating into MNLPKRCTAIKSLLLTLLLGMVASAQAASGAGTGVGVVTHLSGPLFVNKADGSVRVLGVQSAVEVGDTLSTQGRGYAKVQFSDDSQLTLQPDTVVTLDKYYFHPSAPAVDEMLFTLKQGGVRSDVGQLGQRSPDRVTLVTPGGRIELRSATALVQYMPETGKVAVIGRFSQPLALFGTELQASAAQSDGTYGVALTHIAARYSYRLAHVAAWLESALASHASLFAAVVGGSAPVSAGGRAPGLYVQVLDGLIHVTNPAGTQNFSAGQFGFTPSFNQPPVLVPTNPGIQFTPPPVFNTSTAASTTAGSGRVTGGVDCEVR; encoded by the coding sequence ATGAACCTGCCAAAAAGATGTACTGCAATTAAGTCGCTGCTGTTGACGCTGCTGCTGGGCATGGTGGCATCGGCTCAGGCTGCTTCAGGGGCCGGGACGGGCGTGGGCGTCGTGACGCACTTGAGCGGTCCGCTGTTCGTCAACAAGGCCGATGGCAGCGTGCGGGTTCTGGGTGTTCAGTCCGCCGTGGAGGTGGGCGATACCTTGTCGACCCAGGGCCGGGGCTACGCGAAAGTCCAGTTCAGCGATGACAGCCAGCTGACTTTGCAGCCCGACACGGTGGTGACGCTGGACAAATATTACTTTCACCCCTCGGCGCCTGCCGTGGATGAGATGCTCTTTACCCTGAAGCAGGGCGGCGTGCGCTCGGACGTTGGTCAGCTTGGGCAGCGCAGCCCTGATCGCGTCACGCTGGTGACCCCGGGCGGGCGCATTGAGCTGCGGTCGGCTACCGCGCTGGTGCAGTACATGCCGGAGACCGGGAAGGTCGCCGTTATCGGGCGTTTTTCTCAGCCCCTGGCATTGTTTGGCACTGAGTTACAGGCGTCGGCGGCGCAAAGCGATGGCACCTATGGCGTGGCTCTGACCCATATTGCCGCGCGCTATTCCTACCGTTTGGCCCATGTGGCCGCGTGGCTGGAGTCGGCGCTTGCAAGCCATGCCTCGCTGTTCGCTGCGGTGGTGGGCGGGTCGGCGCCGGTTTCCGCAGGGGGCAGGGCGCCAGGCTTGTACGTCCAGGTGCTTGACGGCCTGATCCATGTGACCAATCCCGCCGGGACGCAGAATTTTTCGGCAGGGCAGTTTGGTTTCACCCCCAGCTTCAATCAGCCACCGGTGTTGGTGCCCACTAACCCGGGCATTCAGTTCACGCCGCCTCCGGTATTCAACACCTCCACCGCAGCCTCAACCACGGCAGGTTCAGGAAGGGTGACGGGTGGAGTGGACTGTGAGGTGCGTTGA
- the hxuA_2 gene encoding filamentous hemagglutinin-like protein yields the protein MKIKITFLGACLMVAGNGVAAPLNPVVVNGQASFAQQGNQLTITNSPNAIINWSSFSVAQGEMVRFLQQSGNSSVLNRITGQDPSVILGTLQSNGRVFLINPNGILFGANSQINVGGLVASTLAISNSDFLSGINRFNADGFAGALSNQGAITTPSGGQVYLIAPDVTNTGIINTPQGETLLAAGHSVQLVDSSNPGMHVVVSAAEDQALNLGSVIAQGGSIGIYGALVNQRGTLNANSATVGENGKIVLKASRTTLLDAGSTTTATGAGQGGEIQVLGEQVGLMGNAHVDAGGKLGGGTVLVGGDYQGKNPAVQNARQAYVSKDVRISADALTSGKGGRVIVWGSQTARVYGEVSARGGAAFGDGGFVETSGKVLDVTGARVDTRAASGKSGSWLLDPEDIVVTQPAQGNKSLSDVAAFANDPGAVTEIDSDLLANATSNVVLQATNNITFFAGFANTNSGVSLTAQAGNNIYVNSNFSFAGDITLIANDSRVGAATGGRFIREGTATAGGTLSVYDVSNPFVPPPVTPPVTPPVTPPVTPPVTPPGPTPAEIAAAEAAAKAAAEAAAQAAAQAAADAAAKAAADAAAQAAADAAAKAAADAAAKAAADAAAQAAADAAAKAAADAAAKAAADAAAKAAADAAAKLAADAAAKAAADAAAKAAADAAKDPCTVSPSSALCQVTTPSTTSEPFKPVQQATEQVVRNVNNSLDKPFNETPLVSEKKNEAAKTEEVAASSPLVSSVQSTKDEPAKKMYCN from the coding sequence ATGAAGATAAAAATTACCTTTCTCGGCGCGTGTCTGATGGTCGCCGGCAATGGCGTGGCAGCCCCCCTCAACCCGGTGGTGGTGAACGGGCAGGCCAGTTTTGCCCAGCAAGGCAACCAGCTGACGATTACCAACAGCCCGAACGCGATCATCAACTGGTCGAGCTTTTCCGTGGCCCAGGGCGAAATGGTCCGGTTCCTCCAGCAGAGCGGCAACAGCAGCGTGCTCAACCGGATTACCGGCCAGGACCCCAGCGTGATTCTGGGGACCCTGCAATCCAATGGCCGGGTGTTTCTGATCAACCCGAACGGCATCCTGTTTGGCGCCAACTCGCAGATCAACGTGGGCGGGCTGGTGGCGTCGACGTTGGCGATTTCCAACAGTGACTTCCTCTCGGGTATCAACCGTTTCAACGCCGACGGGTTTGCGGGCGCGCTGTCGAACCAGGGCGCGATCACCACGCCTTCAGGCGGGCAGGTTTATCTGATTGCGCCGGACGTGACCAACACCGGGATCATCAATACCCCGCAAGGCGAAACCCTGCTGGCGGCCGGGCACTCAGTGCAATTGGTCGACTCCAGCAACCCCGGTATGCATGTGGTGGTGTCGGCTGCGGAGGATCAGGCGTTGAACCTGGGCAGTGTCATCGCCCAGGGCGGGTCGATCGGCATCTACGGCGCGCTGGTCAATCAGCGCGGCACGCTCAATGCCAACAGCGCCACGGTGGGCGAGAACGGCAAGATCGTCCTCAAGGCCAGCCGCACCACCTTGCTCGATGCGGGCAGCACGACCACTGCCACCGGCGCAGGCCAGGGCGGTGAAATCCAGGTGTTGGGCGAGCAAGTGGGCCTGATGGGCAATGCGCATGTCGATGCCGGCGGCAAGCTTGGCGGCGGCACGGTGTTGGTGGGCGGCGACTATCAGGGCAAGAATCCGGCGGTGCAGAACGCCCGGCAAGCTTATGTCAGCAAGGATGTGCGGATTTCGGCGGATGCGCTGACCAGCGGCAAAGGGGGCAGGGTGATCGTCTGGGGCTCGCAGACGGCGCGGGTCTATGGCGAAGTGTCAGCGCGCGGTGGCGCGGCGTTCGGCGACGGTGGTTTCGTGGAGACTTCCGGCAAGGTGCTGGACGTGACCGGGGCGCGCGTCGACACACGCGCAGCAAGCGGCAAAAGCGGCAGCTGGCTGCTCGATCCGGAAGATATCGTGGTGACCCAACCTGCGCAGGGCAACAAATCGCTGAGTGATGTCGCAGCTTTTGCGAACGACCCTGGCGCAGTCACGGAAATTGATTCCGACCTGCTGGCCAACGCAACCAGCAATGTGGTGCTGCAGGCCACCAACAACATCACGTTTTTCGCCGGATTCGCCAACACCAACAGCGGTGTGAGCCTGACGGCTCAGGCGGGCAACAATATTTACGTCAACTCGAATTTCAGTTTTGCTGGCGATATCACCTTGATCGCCAATGACAGCAGGGTAGGAGCGGCAACCGGAGGAAGGTTTATTCGCGAGGGTACTGCCACAGCGGGCGGTACGCTGAGTGTTTACGATGTTTCCAACCCGTTCGTCCCGCCGCCGGTCACGCCACCTGTGACCCCTCCAGTAACACCTCCAGTAACACCTCCAGTGACGCCTCCCGGCCCGACTCCCGCCGAGATTGCCGCTGCTGAAGCCGCCGCAAAAGCTGCCGCTGAAGCCGCGGCTCAGGCCGCCGCCCAAGCAGCGGCCGATGCTGCAGCCAAAGCGGCGGCTGATGCTGCAGCCCAAGCAGCGGCCGATGCTGCCGCCAAAGCGGCGGCGGATGCTGCAGCCAAAGCGGCGGCCGATGCTGCAGCCCAAGCAGCGGCTGATGCTGCGGCCAAGGCGGCGGCTGACGCTGCAGCCAAAGCAGCGGCTGATGCTGCGGCCAAAGCGGCGGCTGATGCTGCAGCCAAGCTGGCGGCTGATGCTGCAGCCAAAGCGGCGGCCGATGCTGCAGCCAAAGCCGCCGCCGATGCCGCCAAGGACCCTTGTACTGTTTCGCCGTCTTCGGCTCTCTGTCAGGTGACCACACCCTCGACGACCTCCGAACCGTTCAAGCCTGTGCAGCAGGCTACTGAGCAAGTGGTCCGCAATGTCAATAACTCGCTGGATAAGCCGTTCAACGAAACGCCACTTGTCAGCGAGAAGAAAAACGAAGCCGCCAAGACTGAAGAAGTCGCCGCGTCCAGCCCACTCGTCTCCAGCGTCCAGAGTACAAAAGATGAACCTGCCAAAAAGATGTACTGCAATTAA
- the hxuB_3 gene encoding Hemolysin activation/secretion protein associated with VreARI signaling system, translating into MTLRSLLFLVPASLATCAGVAAANEVAPASPRFDINQFEVRGNTLLPSNELQQSVAAFVGGQRDFADVVKAQEALEAAYHRHGYQLVRVDLPEQELNGGVVVLQVVEARIGQVRITGNQHFSNENVRNALPGLQEGQTPDLTAISKSLKLANENPAKQTVMKLKNSEGQDAVDADLQVTDESPWSASLNMDNSGTEETGKTYMGAVLQNANLFGRDQVMSLQYTTTLEKPERVSVYGLGYHLPLYALGDSLDFFTSYSDVDNGLVTAGIFDLAVSGKGTIFGGRYNHNLATDGNYQSKLVYGIDYKAYKNNLEAEDVQLGNDITVHPLSVGYQGTWVRLDGDANFAVTLAHNIPGGSRGRQSDFDLARTDARDDYTALRLAANITQALPADWQLRGVLNGQYSNDALIPGEQFGAGGAMSVRGFREREVSNDSGISSNLEAYTPPMCGSGSWQCRALAFYDNAYLTRNHALPGEFTHVALSSTGLGMRVSYRRYLNLQVDYGHVLHAEASETERGDNRLHARLSLSF; encoded by the coding sequence ATGACTTTGCGTTCGTTGCTGTTTCTGGTGCCTGCTTCCCTGGCCACGTGCGCCGGTGTCGCCGCTGCCAACGAAGTTGCGCCTGCTTCCCCGCGCTTCGATATCAATCAATTTGAAGTGCGTGGCAACACGTTGCTCCCGTCTAACGAGCTTCAACAAAGCGTTGCCGCTTTTGTCGGCGGCCAGCGTGATTTCGCTGATGTGGTCAAGGCTCAGGAAGCGCTGGAAGCGGCCTATCACCGGCACGGCTATCAACTGGTGCGCGTTGACCTGCCCGAGCAGGAGTTGAACGGCGGGGTTGTGGTGTTGCAGGTCGTGGAAGCACGCATCGGCCAGGTGCGAATCACGGGCAACCAGCATTTCAGCAATGAAAACGTACGCAATGCCTTGCCGGGATTGCAGGAGGGGCAGACCCCCGACCTTACGGCGATCTCCAAAAGCCTCAAACTGGCCAATGAAAACCCCGCCAAACAGACGGTGATGAAGCTCAAGAACAGCGAAGGGCAGGACGCTGTGGACGCGGATTTGCAGGTCACGGATGAGTCGCCGTGGAGCGCGTCGCTGAACATGGACAACAGCGGCACTGAAGAAACCGGCAAGACCTACATGGGTGCGGTGTTGCAAAACGCCAACCTGTTCGGTCGCGATCAGGTCATGAGCCTGCAATACACCACCACCCTGGAAAAACCCGAGCGGGTCAGCGTCTACGGCCTGGGTTATCACCTGCCTTTATATGCGCTAGGCGATTCCCTGGACTTCTTCACCAGTTACTCGGACGTGGACAACGGTCTGGTCACAGCGGGTATCTTCGACCTCGCCGTGAGCGGCAAAGGCACCATTTTCGGCGGGCGCTACAACCACAACCTCGCCACCGACGGCAATTACCAGTCCAAGCTGGTGTATGGCATCGACTACAAAGCCTACAAGAACAACCTTGAAGCTGAAGATGTTCAGCTGGGCAATGACATCACCGTGCATCCCCTCAGCGTCGGTTACCAGGGCACTTGGGTGCGGCTGGATGGCGACGCCAATTTCGCCGTGACCCTGGCCCACAACATCCCGGGCGGTTCACGCGGGCGGCAAAGTGATTTCGACCTGGCGCGCACTGACGCCAGGGACGACTACACGGCGCTGCGGCTGGCCGCCAACATCACCCAGGCGTTGCCCGCTGACTGGCAGTTGCGGGGTGTACTCAACGGTCAGTACAGCAACGACGCGCTGATCCCCGGCGAGCAGTTCGGCGCAGGCGGCGCGATGTCGGTGCGCGGTTTCCGCGAGCGGGAAGTCTCCAACGACTCCGGCATCAGCAGCAACCTTGAGGCTTACACGCCGCCTATGTGTGGCAGTGGCAGTTGGCAGTGCCGCGCGCTGGCGTTCTATGACAACGCCTACCTGACCCGCAACCACGCGTTGCCCGGTGAGTTCACCCATGTGGCCTTGAGCAGCACCGGGCTTGGCATGCGGGTGTCGTACCGCCGCTATCTGAATTTACAGGTCGACTACGGCCACGTACTGCATGCCGAGGCCAGTGAGACCGAACGCGGTGACAATCGCCTGCACGCCCGCCTGAGCCTGTCGTTTTGA
- the yofA_3 gene encoding LysR family transcriptional regulator, with translation MIRELKTFICVAQKGTFAAAGQHVGLTQSAVSAQIKNLEDTLGVKLFDRTGRAATLNSAGQRAIPLAEEILQIFARMGAADSGNDFHGALRIGAIGTVQTGILPQALVALRAQAPFIETNLVPGVSLNLLSQVDAGELDLAIMIRPPFALPKDLHAEVIAREEFVLITSKDIQGDDPLAILAEQPFVRYDRGSFGGRLVTQFLRQQKIHVQQALELDELDAIVKMVRSGLGVSLVPKAGLWLEHVGNLRVLELGKLSFHREIVLVSRYSQKHSPLFNLFRSCVLEVSGTPSLESQL, from the coding sequence ATGATTAGAGAGCTGAAGACGTTTATCTGCGTCGCGCAAAAAGGCACCTTCGCGGCGGCCGGTCAGCACGTGGGCCTGACCCAGTCGGCGGTCAGCGCCCAGATCAAAAACCTGGAAGACACGCTCGGCGTAAAGCTGTTCGATCGAACCGGTCGGGCCGCGACACTCAATTCGGCCGGGCAACGGGCGATACCGCTGGCCGAAGAGATCCTGCAAATCTTTGCCCGGATGGGCGCCGCCGACAGCGGCAATGACTTCCACGGCGCCTTGCGTATCGGCGCCATCGGCACGGTTCAGACCGGCATTCTGCCCCAGGCCCTGGTGGCGCTCAGGGCCCAGGCGCCGTTCATTGAAACCAACCTGGTGCCCGGCGTTTCCCTCAACCTGCTCAGCCAGGTGGATGCCGGCGAACTGGATCTGGCGATCATGATCAGACCGCCCTTCGCCCTGCCCAAGGACCTGCACGCTGAAGTCATCGCCCGCGAGGAGTTTGTCTTGATTACCTCAAAGGACATTCAGGGAGATGACCCGCTGGCGATTCTGGCCGAGCAGCCTTTTGTGCGGTATGACCGAGGGTCTTTCGGCGGACGGCTGGTTACTCAGTTTCTGCGTCAGCAAAAAATCCATGTGCAGCAAGCGCTGGAACTGGATGAACTGGATGCCATCGTCAAGATGGTCCGCAGCGGCCTGGGTGTTTCACTGGTGCCCAAGGCAGGCCTGTGGCTGGAACACGTCGGCAACTTGCGAGTGCTTGAGCTGGGCAAGCTGAGCTTCCACCGAGAAATCGTGCTGGTCTCCAGATACAGCCAGAAGCACTCACCGCTGTTCAACCTCTTCCGCAGCTGCGTGCTGGAAGTTTCAGGCACGCCATCGCTTGAAAGCCAACTGTGA
- a CDS encoding glyoxalase/bleomycin resistance protein/dioxygenase superfamily protein has protein sequence MSLSPFHLAIPVYDLAATRHFYGEVFGLAEGRSSEQWVDFDFYGHQLVIHEHPKTASQESVHSNPVDGHDVPVPHFGIILEWAQWEALAERLRARETKFVIEPYIRFKGQVGEQATMFLFDPCGNALEFKAFKDMSQLFAK, from the coding sequence GTGAGCCTCTCCCCCTTCCATCTGGCAATTCCCGTTTACGATCTGGCCGCCACCCGGCACTTCTACGGTGAGGTGTTCGGCCTCGCTGAAGGTCGCTCAAGTGAGCAGTGGGTCGACTTCGATTTCTACGGCCACCAACTGGTCATCCACGAACACCCAAAGACCGCTTCGCAAGAAAGCGTTCACAGCAATCCGGTCGACGGTCACGATGTACCGGTGCCGCATTTCGGGATCATCCTGGAGTGGGCGCAGTGGGAAGCCCTGGCTGAACGCCTGAGAGCGCGCGAAACAAAGTTCGTCATCGAACCCTACATTCGCTTCAAAGGCCAGGTCGGCGAGCAAGCCACCATGTTCCTGTTTGACCCGTGCGGCAACGCACTGGAGTTCAAAGCGTTCAAAGACATGAGCCAATTGTTCGCCAAATAA
- the kipI_2 gene encoding allophanate hydrolase subunit 1 produces MSDLSRTLCESLAAPFRPGSGQPQWQFEPCGDRCVILVFGSIFSTDLNRQAASVGSRLRALSAAGLLPGVTDVVSAMVTVGVHYSPEWIASVCPDASPYESVCTLVTQGLMEPQDAALSTGNQVEIPVCYEPAYAPDLQDIAQTCGITVDQVVAAHTSHWLDVLMVGFAPGHPYIGMLDAALALPRRATPRKLVVQGSVGIANRQSVIYPADLPGGWNLIGRTPLQMFGPAGDPPCLLKGGDKVRFVPICAREFEQLARGNAQ; encoded by the coding sequence ATGTCCGACCTCAGTCGCACCCTTTGCGAATCGCTGGCCGCGCCTTTTCGCCCCGGGAGTGGGCAACCTCAATGGCAGTTCGAACCCTGCGGTGATCGCTGCGTGATCCTCGTGTTCGGCAGCATTTTTTCCACCGATCTCAATCGCCAGGCCGCGTCGGTCGGCAGTCGTTTGCGGGCGCTATCGGCAGCGGGCCTGTTGCCGGGTGTCACTGATGTGGTTTCGGCAATGGTCACCGTGGGCGTGCATTATTCGCCTGAGTGGATCGCCAGCGTTTGCCCGGACGCGTCGCCTTATGAGTCGGTCTGCACACTGGTAACGCAAGGGCTCATGGAGCCACAGGACGCTGCCCTGAGCACGGGCAACCAGGTCGAAATACCGGTGTGCTATGAACCGGCCTATGCCCCGGATCTGCAGGACATTGCCCAGACATGCGGCATCACCGTCGACCAGGTCGTCGCGGCCCATACCTCGCACTGGCTGGATGTGCTGATGGTCGGCTTCGCACCGGGCCACCCCTACATTGGCATGCTTGACGCTGCACTGGCGCTGCCCCGCCGCGCCACCCCGCGCAAACTGGTGGTGCAAGGCAGCGTCGGAATCGCCAACCGGCAAAGCGTGATTTACCCCGCCGATCTCCCCGGAGGCTGGAATCTGATCGGCCGCACCCCGTTGCAGATGTTCGGCCCGGCGGGCGATCCGCCGTGCCTGTTGAAGGGCGGCGACAAAGTTCGATTCGTGCCGATTTGCGCGCGTGAGTTCGAGCAACTGGCGCGGGGGAATGCACAGTGA
- a CDS encoding urea amidolyase-related protein, which produces MTIKVIRPGMLSTFQDTGRHGFQHWGVPVSGVMDEDAHALCNLLVGNPQSFTTLEMTLQGPTLQFQARAVIALAGADLGAELDATALKPGVPVRVFPGSVLSFGKRLSGARCYLAVAGGFLLQPVMNSNSTYSRGGFGGLRGRPLQAGDLLPICSSFANPARVSPTSRLGVHDPLANEPIRVLAGREWQDFSTQSQEDFLSHRYTLTHDSDRMGYRLDGTPLNLSAPRELLSESVAFGTVQVPPSGKPLILMADRQTTGGYPRIAQVVSVDLPRLAQLLPGDAVSFSLIDLNAAQALLLTRARTLKAMEVFNA; this is translated from the coding sequence GTGACCATCAAGGTAATCAGACCCGGCATGCTGTCCACTTTCCAGGACACCGGGCGCCATGGGTTCCAGCACTGGGGCGTGCCGGTCAGCGGCGTGATGGATGAAGACGCCCACGCGCTGTGCAACCTGCTGGTGGGCAACCCGCAATCATTCACCACCCTGGAAATGACACTACAGGGCCCGACCCTGCAGTTTCAGGCCAGGGCGGTCATTGCCCTGGCCGGTGCGGATCTGGGTGCAGAGCTCGATGCCACTGCGCTCAAGCCCGGCGTCCCCGTGCGGGTATTTCCGGGCAGCGTCTTGAGCTTCGGCAAACGGCTCAGCGGTGCTCGCTGTTATTTGGCCGTGGCAGGTGGCTTTCTCCTGCAGCCCGTAATGAACAGCAACAGCACCTATTCACGAGGCGGCTTTGGCGGGCTGAGAGGCAGACCGTTGCAGGCCGGTGATCTGCTCCCCATCTGCTCATCGTTCGCCAACCCGGCGCGTGTCAGCCCGACCTCCAGACTCGGGGTGCATGACCCCCTCGCCAATGAGCCGATCAGGGTGCTTGCCGGGCGTGAATGGCAGGACTTTTCCACGCAATCGCAGGAAGATTTCCTGAGCCATCGTTACACACTGACCCATGATTCGGATCGCATGGGCTATCGCCTCGATGGCACGCCATTGAACCTGTCTGCTCCCAGAGAGCTGTTGTCCGAAAGCGTCGCGTTCGGCACCGTCCAGGTGCCGCCGAGTGGCAAGCCGCTCATATTGATGGCCGACCGGCAGACCACTGGCGGCTATCCAAGGATTGCCCAGGTGGTGAGCGTGGATTTGCCGCGGCTGGCGCAGCTACTGCCGGGTGATGCAGTCAGCTTTTCTTTAATTGATTTGAACGCTGCCCAGGCGCTGTTGTTGACACGGGCTCGCACGCTCAAAGCCATGGAGGTGTTCAATGCCTGA